Proteins from one Malania oleifera isolate guangnan ecotype guangnan chromosome 4, ASM2987363v1, whole genome shotgun sequence genomic window:
- the LOC131153301 gene encoding small ribosomal subunit protein cS23z, whose protein sequence is MLSMTMHSSGINVAFRSSSMPFRPLKPTIFAKPEALSLHPSSILELRSKPSCRNQRPFTAYAAPEAVTAETPTEDPTPPASHDPNPIPSPEKQKAKVKVKAVEKPRLLLKFIWMEKNIGLALDQLIPGHGTIPLSPYFFWPRKDAWEELKATLGSKPWISQKQMIILLNQATDIINLWQQSGGNLSST, encoded by the exons ATGTTGTCCATGACCATGCACTCTTCTGGCATTAATGTTGCTTTCCGGTCCTCTTCAATGCCTTTCAGGCCTCTCAAACCCACCATTTTCGCGAAGCCCGAAGCCTTATCGCTGCATCCATCTTCAATTCTTGAGCTCAGAAGCAAGCCCAGTTGCAGAAATCAAAGACCCTTCACTGCTTATGCAGCCCCAGAAGCAGTAACAGCAGAAACCCCAACAGAGGACCCAACTCCTCCAGCCTCACATGACCCCAACCCCATTCCTTCCCCAGAAAaacag AAAGCAAAGGTGAAGGTGAAGGCAGTGGAGAAGCCAAGGTTGCTGTTGAAGTTCATTTGGATGGAAAAGAACATAGGTCTGGCACTGGATCAGCTGATACCGGGACATGGCACCATTCCCTTGAGCCCATACTTCTTTTGGCCAAGGAAGGATGCTTGGGAAGAGCTCAAAGCCACTCTGGGGAGTAAACCATGGATATCCCAGAAGCAAATGATCATACTCCTTAACCAGGCCACTGATATCATTAATTTGTGGCAGCAGAGTGGGGGCAATCTTTCCTCAACATGA
- the LOC131153727 gene encoding uncharacterized protein LOC131153727, with amino-acid sequence MNPSAFVKGVNSIVAEDWVQMIKELLGVLECMEEQKVRYATFKLVGEAKRWWRSVKLVEEQWPGHATITWSHFREVFFNRYFPTTIREAKVEEFLNLTQGHLNVQQYAAKFVELSRFTPYMIPDVPKKVWRFKKGLRVGPTSCYRCGGAGHIARDYRAMLTHTAPQHQYRGSNKAP; translated from the exons ATGAATCCGTCGGCATTTGTAAAAGGAGTGAACTCGATTGtagctgaagattgggttcaaaTGATTAAGGAACTGCTGGGTGTGCTGGAGTGCATGGAGGAGCAGAAAGTGCGGTATGCTACTTTTAAATTAGTGGGGGAAgcgaagaggtggtggagatcggtAAAATTGGTGGAGGAACAATGGCCAGGGCATGCGACTATAACTTGGAGCCATTTCAGGGAAGTATTCTTTAACAGGTACTTCCCTACTactatcagggaggctaaggtagaggagttcctgaatctgactcAAGGGCACTTGAatgtacagcagtacgcggccaagtttgtggagctatctcgctttACTCCATACATGATTCCAGACGTGCCGAAGAAGGTCTGGAGGTTTAAGAAGGGTTTGAG GGTTGGACCAACTAGCTGCTACCGGTGTGGTGGGGCTGGACATATAGCGCGGGACTATCGCGCGATGTTGACTCACACTGCTCCACAGCATCAGTATCGGGGAAGTAACAAGGCACCCTGA